The genomic window CGCCCTCGGCCTCAAGTACGCCGACGGCGAGACGAACTTCCTCGGCGGCAAGTCCGCCATGTACGTCATGGGCAGCTGGTTCACCGCCTCGGCCGCCGACGCCGGGAAGGACTCCGAGATCGGCGTCTTCCCCGCCCCGGTCGACAGGGGCCAGCAGCACCCCGGTCCGCAGGGCGCGACGATGGCCGCCCCGTACATGATCCTCAAGGACACCGGGGAGAAGGACCTGGCCCTGGAACTCGTTGAGTGGCTGGTGACCGACGAGAAGGCCGTGACCGGTCAGCTGGAGCAGGACGGGAACTTCCGCCGCGGCTTCGACCGGACCTTCACGCCCCTGGAGCAGCAGGTCCAGCAGATCCTCGACGCGGCACCCTCCGGCGTCGCCCAGGGCGAGGGATACGGCGAGAACACCCTGCCCCGCGGCTTCAACACCGCTTGGAACACCGAAGTGCAGGGACTGTACGTCGGGCACTCGCCGAAGCAGGTCGCCGACGCCGTGGACCGCTGGGTCCGCGACCACTCCTGAACCGGCACGGGAAGGCATCCCATGCGATCCAGACGCGCCGCCCCGGGCGGCCAGGGCATCGCCACGGCGGTGATGGTCGTCCCCGCGACCGCCCTGTACGTGCTCATGCTCGCCGTCCCCGTCGGCCTCGCCGTCTACCTCAGCCTGACCGACTGGGACGGGTTCAGCGCCAGCCCCGCCTTCGTCGGCACGGCCAACTACGCCGACCTGCTGGGCGACGCGGGTCTCCAGCGCGCGGCCACGGTCACCCTGCTCGTCGCCGGCGTCGGCACCGCCGGACTCAACGTCCTCGGGCTCGGCTTCGCGCTGCTGCTCAACCGGCCCTCCCGGCTGAACTCGTTCTTCCGGATGGTCATGTTCTACCCGCACGTCCTCAGCGCGCTCGTCGTCGGCTTCCTGTGGAGCGCGATCCTGGGCACCACGGGCGCCGTGAACAGCCTGGTGACCTCCCGCGGCGGCGAAGTGCTGCCCTTCCTGTCCGACCCCGACTGGGCACTGGCCACCATGATCGCCGTCGTGGTCTGGGCGGCCTTCGGCGTCAACGTCGTGCTGTACCTCGCCGGACTGCAGGCGGTACCGCACTCGCTCATCGAGGCGGCCAGAATCGACGGCGCCACCCGGTGGCAGGTCTTCCGGCACGTCACACTGCCCGCGCTCGGCCCGTCCGTGACCATCAACGTCGTCCTGTCCCTTGTCACCCTCCTCAAGACCTACGACCTCGTGGTCTCGCTGACGGCGGGCGGCCCGGCCGGTCAGACCCAGACCGTCGCCTACCTCATCCTCTGGAACTCCTTCCACGACGGCCGGCTCGGCTTCGGCTCCGCCCAGGCGGTGGTGCTCATGCTCGTCACCGCCGTCCTGGCCCTGGCGGTCACCCGGCTGCGCCGGCGCGCGGAGACGGCGGTGTACTCATGACGCTGACCCAGCACGCCGCACCGCCGGCACCGCCGGCCGCGGCGACCGGGCCCGCACCCGGTCCCACCCGGCGGCGCCCGCCCCGGCGCGGCCCCGGCTTCCTGCTCAGGCCCGCCTTCCTCGGCGTCGTCGCCCTCCTCATGCTCGTCCCGCTGTACGTCCTCGTCGTCAACGCCTTCAAGTCGCAGCAGGAGATCCTCACCGACCCGTTCGGACTCCCCGCCGACGGACCGACGTTCCAGTACATCGACGAGGTCTTCCACAACGCGCAGTTCGACATCATGCGCGGCTACGCGGTGACGATCCTCTTCGTCGTCTGCGTCAACGTGCTCTCCGTGGTGCTCGCCGGGCCCGCCGCGTACGTCATCGCCCGCAGCACCCGCCGCCGCTACCGGGCGCTCATGGTCTTCTTCCTGGCCGGGACCTTCATCCCCAGCCAGGTGCTGGTGATCCCCGTCGTCTACGTGCTCAAGGTGCTCGGCCTGATGGGCACCGTCCGCGGGTTCGTCCTCTTCGAGACGGTGCTGACGCTGCCCTTCTCGATCTTCCTCTACGCCGGGTACATCGCCACGATCCCCCGGGAGCTCGACCAGGCCGCGGCCGTGGACGGCGCCGGACGCATCCGCACCTTCTGGCGGATCGTCTTCCCGCTGATGCGGCCGGTCGTGGCGACCATGGTCATCCTCAACACCTTCTCGGTGTGGAACGACTTCGTGAACCCCCAGATCATCCTGGGGCCCGGCAGCGGCCTGTACACGGTCACCACCGGCGTCTACGCGGCGGTCAGCCAGTTCTCCACCGACTACACCGTCGTCTTCCCCACACTCCTGCTGGCCATCGCACCGCTGCTCGTCTTCTTCGTCTTCATGCAGCGGCACATCATCAGCGGCCTGACGGCCGGATCGACGAGGGGGTGACCATGACCGACGCAATACCGAGGATCACGGCGAGCGTCCCGGTCGGCTCCCCGCCCGCCTGGGCCGTCCTCCAGCGCCGGCTCTTCGACGCACTCGACGAGGCGTGGCGCGCCTTCTCCCGCCGCTATTGCGAGCCCGACGGGCGGCTGCGCTACGAGGGCCCCGCCGCGAGCCGCGACGGCGCCGACGACTTCTACGAGGCGTTCTTCAACTGGCCCACCCTCTACCAGCTCGGCGGCGCCGACGACCTCCTCGACACCTGCAAGCACCACTGGACGGGGGTCACCGCCCAGCTCACCGAACTCGGCTACGTGGTGGACGAGTTCGAGCGCGGCTACGACTGGTTCCACATGGGCGAGTCGATGCTGCTCTTCTACGGCATCTGCGCCGCCGACCCCCGCGATGCGCACTTCGCCGAGCGGGCGCGGAGATTCGCCGAGCTCTATCTGCCCGGCTCTCCCACCGGCAACTACGACCCCGACACCGGCATCATCCGCGCCCCGCACAACGGCGCCGGCGGCCCCCGCTACGGTCTCAACGACGAATGGGCCTCCTACGGCGTCGATCTGAGCGTCATGCGCCCCTACGGCCTTCCGCTGCGCGACCTGCCCGGCATCAGCCGCTGGGAGGACCTCGCCGACCCGGCCGGCGCCGCCCGCATGGGCGCCGCCATGCACGAGCGCATCGGCCGCGGCGACACCGCCGTCAACCTCGCCGCCACCAGCCTCGCCACCAACGCCTGGCTGTACGGGCACGAGGACCGCTTCCGCGACTGGGCGCTCGCCTACATCGACACCTGGCAGCGCCGCGCCGACGCCAACGACGGCATCCTGCCCGACAACACCGGACCGTCCGGGCGCGTGGGCGAGCTGCACGGCGGGCGCTGGTACGGCGGCAACTACGGCTGGTCCTGGCCGCACGGCGTCTACAGCGTCGGCAACGCCGCCGTGATCGCCGCCGTCAACACCGTGCTGCTCACCGGCTCCACCGACCGGCTCGCCATCGGCCGCGGCCCGCTCGACACCGTCGCCGCACACGCCGTGCAGGGGACGGTCACCGGCACCGAGATGAGCATCAGCGACCGCTGGCACGCCGAACTCGGCGAGGACGCCGACCGCCCCACCCTGCTGGTGCCCAACCGGTACGCCGACGGCGGCTGGTTCGACCACCAGCCCCCGCAGCTCGGGCTGCCCCTCTGGCTCTGGCACGCGGGCACGGCGGCCGAGGACCGCGACCGGATCGACCGGCTGCGCAAGGCCGCCGGCTACGACTGGCGTACCGTGCGCGCCTTCCGCAACAAGGAGGAGGCCGGACACGAGGCACCCTGGCTGGAGTACCTCCGCGGCGAGAACCCCGACTACCCGGCCGCCATCCTGCGCACGGCGCTCGGCCAGGTGGAGCGGCGGATGGCGCTGATCGCCGCGGACGACGCCGACCCCGACACGATCAACATCCACCACTGGCAGCGCCTCAACCCCGTACTCACCGAGGCCCTGCTCCAGCTGACGACCGGCACCCCGCAGGTCCTCTACAACGGCGGGCTGCTGCCCACCCGCCTCGCCTACCACGACGCGGACCGCGGCAGGCCCGGGCTGCCCCCGGACGTGGCCGCCCTCGTCGACACCATCGAACCGGACCGTACGAGCGTCGAGCTGGTGCACACCGGACTCACCGGCACCCGCGCCGTCACCGTGCAGGCCGGGGCCTTCGGCGAACACCGCATAGAGGCCGCCCGTATCACCGCCGCGGAGCCCGGCTACCCCGGCGACCCGCGCGCGTACACCGCCCCCGTCGCCGCCACCACCGTCCGCGAGGTGCCCGTGGGCGGGCCGCGGCTGCGGGTGGAGCTGCCTCCCGGCCGCCGGATCAGGCTCGACCTGCGGCTGACCCCGCGCGCCTACAGGCCCGCCCACCAGACACCGACCGGATCGTGAGGAGACCCTCAGTGGACGAAGGACCCGTGTGGGAACTGCCGGTGCGCGGCGAAGCGCCCGAGCGTGCCGACCCCGACCTCGTACGCCGGCTGTCCGGCGTGTCGTCGGCGACCGCCTGCGCCAAACTGCACGCCCAGGGCATCCGCCGCACGTTCGTGTCCGGGCCGCGCCCCCTCGCCCCCGGGCAGAAGATCGCGGGCCGGGCGCGCACCCTCCAGTTCATGCCCCAGCGCGAGGACGTCGCCTCCGGGCTCGGCCAGGAGTACGTGGAGCGGCACACCGCGCTGTGGGCGGTACTTGACGCCGTCGAGCCCGGCGACGTCCTCGTCGTGCAGGCATACGGAAGCGCCTACACCGGCTGCTTCGGCGACATGCTCGTGCGCTACTTCCGGCAGCGGGGCGGTGCGGGAATCGTCGTCGACGGACGCATCCGCGACGCGCCCCGCGTCCGTGAGACCGGCGTGCCGATCTGGTCCACCGGGGTGACCCCGCACTACGCCTCCCAGGCGGAGCTCTTCCCCTGGGCGTACGACGTCCCCGTGGCCTGCGGCGGCGTGCTCGTCCTCCCCGGCGACCTCGTCGTCGCCGACGACGACGGACCGGTCGTCGTGCCGAAGCAGCGCGCCGAGGACGTCATCGCGGCCGCCCGCGAACACGAGCAGTGGGAGCGCTTCAGCCGCTCCCGGATCGAGGAAGGAGGGGCACTCGCGGACTACTACCCGCTCACGGCCGACACCCGCGCCGAATACGAGCGCTGGCGCGACAGCAGCGCCGGCTGACCGGCCGAACCTGAGGCACTACGGAGGCAAGGAGGCCCCGTGTTCCGCAGCACCCGCACGCCGCGACCGTTCCCCGTTCCCCGTTCCCTGCGCGTCCCCGTCCTGGCCGCGAGCGCACTGCTCCTGCTCGGCGGCGCCACGCTGTCGACCGGTTCCGCCACCGCCGCGGGGGAGTGCTCGCCCCGGCAGTTCTTCGTCGCGCCCGACGGCAGCGACCGAGCCAAGGGCACCAAGGACAGCCCCTGGCGGACCGTCGAGCACGCCCGCGACCACATACGCGACGAAGGGCTCAACAAGGCGTCGCAGATGCGCTGCGACATCGTGGTCAACCTGCGCGCCGGCGACTACCCGGTCGCCAGGACCATCGAGTTCGACGACCGCGACTCGGGCACCCGCGGCCACCAGGTCGTCTACCGCAGCTACGACGGGCCGGGCAAGGCGCGGCTCCTCGGCGCCAAGCCCGTCACCGGCTGGCAGGAGTACAAGGACGGCATCTACACCGCCAAGGTCGACAAGTCCGTCTACACCCTCTTCGAGGACGGGCAGCGGGCGACCACCGCCCGCTACCCCAACCGCGCGACGGAGACGGAGTGGGCGCCGTACCTGAAGTCCACCATCCCCGAGCCGGAGAAGGAGGCCGTGCGCCGCTGGATCTGGACCGAACCCGGCGTGCTGAAGAAGGAGTGGGACCTGGACCATGACGACGCCCGGGTGCACATCCAATCCGGGGGCTCCTGGTCCTGGTTCACCGACACCATTCCGATCAGGGACGTCAACGAGGAGGAGGGCCAGATCTCCCTCCAGTACCCGATGCGGTACGCCGGTGTGAACAGCGACAGCGGCTCCCGGTTCTTCCTGGAGAACTCGCGCCACTTCCTCGACAAGCCCGGTGAGTGGTACCTGGACGACGAGGAGTTGACCGTCTACTACATGCCGCGCGGCGACATCAAGCACGCCAAGATCATGGTGCCGACGGTGACGACCCTGCTCAACCTGGCCGGCGCCTCCGAGGACCGCCGTGTCGAGAACATCACCTTCGACGGACTCGCCGCCCAGTACAGCGACTTCATGGAGTGGTACCGCTACGGCTGGGTCGACGAAGGCGACTCCGGCTTCGTGCGCAAGTACCCCCAGTACGACCGCCAGATCGAGATGCCCCGCAACCGGCACGGCGCCGTCACCATCACCAACAGCCGTGACATCACGATGAAGGGGATGCGCATCTCCGACACCGGCTACCACGCGGTCTACGCACTCTTCGCCAACGAGGGGCTCACCGTCCGCGACAGCCTGCTGGAGAACATCGGCGGCGACGGCATCAAGGTCGAAGGCCCGTACCCCGGCGAGGGCAACACGTCCTTCGGGCACCTCATCACCAACAACGTCTTCAAACATTACGGCGAGCTCGTGCCGGGTGACGCGGCCGGCGTCGAGCTGATGAACACCGGCCGCAACGAGGTGAGTCACAGCTACTTCGAGCACAGCGCGCGACACGGCGTGAGCCTCGAAGTCCGCCCCGAGGTGAAGATCGAGGACAACTACGCCCGGGACAACACCTTCACATACCTCCGCTTCGAGAAGATGGGCCTGGACACCAGCGAGGTCAGCGCGTTCTACGCCTACGGCACCAGCAACTTCGAACCGCACAAGATCGACAACTTCGTCGACCAGGTCTACATCGGCGATGTCATCAACGACCCGTCGGTGCCCAACAGGAACTCGACCCGAGGCGTCCACCTGGACAACGGCGGCTGCAGCTTCCACCTCGACAACGTCGAGGTCGGCGAGGTCCTCGACGACAAGTACCAGGGCTACAAGCCGCCGTGCAGCACCGTCGGGAACGCCAACTGGGCGGAGGGCTGGGACCCGTCGAAGATGGAGTACGACAAGATCGGCGTGAAGCCGGACTTCCCGTACCTGGCCGAGGTGCCGGGGGCTTCGGGGGCGAACGCGCGGTGACCGCCGGCCGGATCACCTGCGAGAGGAGGTCCGGCGTCGCCCTGGTGACGCTGGACCGGCCCGCCAAGCTCAACGCGGTGACGCCGGAGATGTCGGTCCAACTCGCCCGTACCCTGGGCGAGTTGGACGCCGACGGAGACGTCCGCTGCATCGTCCTCACCGGCGCCGGCGAGCGCGCCTTCTGTGTCGGCAGCGACATCCGGGAACTCGACGGGTACGACACGCCGTGGGCGTTCCGCAACCGCGGAGACTACGGGGACGCGGTGCGGGCACTGCGCACGCCCGTCGTCGCGGCCGTCGGCGGCTATGCCTTCGGGGGCGGCCTCGAACTCGCGCTGGCCTGCGACATCCGGCTGGCCGCCACGAGCGCGACGTTCGCCGCGCCCGAGATCAAACTCGGCTGGATCGGCGGCAGCGGTATGGCGGCACAGCTGGCGCACTCCATCGGCGCGTCCAACGCCGCGCTGATGCTGCTCACGGGCGATCCGGTCGACGCCGGCCAGGCCCTCGCCTGGGGCCTGGTGAGCCAGGTGGTACCCGACGGTCAACTCATCGACACCGCAGTCGAATTGGCCGGACGCATCGCCGCTCGCGCGCCCATCGCCGCACAGACGGCCAAGGCCAATCTGCGGGCGGCCCACAGCATGCCGCTCGACCAGGCCATCCAGTACGAGAGGGACCTCCAGACCGTCTGCTTCGCCACGCGGGACGCGGCGGAGGGACGCAGCGCGTTCGCGGAGCGCCGCGAACCGCGCTTCGAAGGCCACTGACGCACAGCGCCGCACATCGCACGCCGCACATGTCACACCGCAATCCGCAATCCGCACACCGAAGGCCGCACACCGCACACCGCCCGCCGCAGCCGGCGGCGGGCGCCGGCCGACCTCGCCGACGGACACGGGAATCCGCCGGCGCCAGGGCTACGGAGGGAACGGGCAATGGGAATCCTGGACGGTTACCGCGTGGTCGATCTGTCGATCGCCATGGCCGGGCCGCTCGCCGCGATGCGCCTCGGCGACCTGGGCGCCGACGTCGTCAAGGTGGAACCGCCGGACGGCGAATGGCAGCGCCGCGCCCCCGCGGGCGGCGCCGAGGGCGTGGAGCTGAACGCCTCGTTCCTCTCGCTCAACCGCAACAAGCGCAGCCTCGCCGTGAACCTCAAGACCGAGGCCGGCCGGGCCGTCGTCCGCGACCTGGCCCGCAACGTCGACGTCTTCCTGCAGAACTACCGGCCCGGCGTCGCCGAGCGGCTCGGCATGGACTATCCGTCGATCCGCGAGGTCAACCCCGCGATCGTCTACGTGTCGGTCTCCGGCTACGGCGACACCGGACCGTACGCCGCGCGGCCCGGCCAGGACCTGCTCCTGCAGGCCCTGACCGGTGCGATGTACAGCGTCGGGCGCGACGGGGACCCGCCGGCCCCCTCCGGCACGTACGCGGTCGACGCCATCACCGCGTACAGCGCCTTCGAGGGGGCGCTCGCCGCCCTGCTGCACCGCGAACGCACCGGAGAGGGCCAGCTGGTCTCGGTGAACATGCTGGACGCGGCGATCGCCGTGCAGATGCAGGAACTGTCCGTGTACACCGTCGGCGGCGTCCCCCAGCGCCGCGGCACCGAGCCCCACGGCCACACCTACATCCGCGCCCCCTACGGCGTGTTCGCCACCAAGGACGGCCACGTGGCCCTCGCCATGCCGCCCCTGGACGTCCTCGGTGACGCCCTCGGCCTGCCGGAGCTCGCCGGCATGGACACGGACACGGACGGCCACTCCCGACGGGACGAGATCACCGCCCTGGTCCGGACCCGGCTGCCCCACCGCACCACCGCCGAATGGCTGGAGCTGTTCGACGAGCGCGGCATCTGGGCCGGGCCCGTCCACTCGTACGCCGAGGTCGTCACCGACCCCCAGGTGCGCCACAACGGCTCCTTCGTCACCTACCGGCACCCGGCCGAGGGCGAGGTGACCACGCCCGGCTTCCCCTACACCTTCAGCGCCACCCCGCCCGCTGTGCACCGCGGCGCGCCGCTCACCGGCGAGCACACCCGCGAACTCCTCGACGAGCTCGGCTACCCGCCCGAACGGGTCACCGCGCTGCTCGCCGACGGGGCCGTGACCGCCCGTCAGGAGGCACCATGACGGCAGCGATCTCCCCCCTGACCGCGCCCGGACGCCCGGCCGCCGACGAACTGCGCGGCCTCACCTGGGACCACCCGCGCGGCTACGGCCCACTGGAGGAGCTGGCCCGGCTGGACGCCTCCCTGCCGCCGGGCTGCGAGACGGTCGGCCGGCCGCTGCGCTGGGACCGGCAGCCCCTCAGCGGCTTCGAGTCGACGCCGATCGCCGCCCTCGCCGCCGACTACGACCTCCTCGTGATCGACCACCCGGGGATCGGCTCGGCCGTCGAGTCCGGCTGCCTGGTGCCGGTGGACACGCTGTTCGACACGGCCGAGCTGAAGGGCTGGCGCGAGGCCACCGTCGGCGCCTCGTACGACAGCTACGTGCTGGACGGCCGCGTCTGGGCGCTGCCCATCGACGCCGCGGCCCAGGTGTCCGCCGCCCGCCCCGACCTCATGGCCGGGCGGCCGATGCCCCGCACCTGGGCGCAGGTGTGCGCGCTGCCCCGCGAGGTGCCCCTCACGCTCTGCCTCGGCGGCCCCCACGCCTTCCTCACCTTCTGCTCGCTCTGCCTCGCGCAGGGCGAAGCACCCGCCGGAGAGGCCGAGTTCGCCTCCAGGGAGCGAGGACTCGCCGCCCTGGACACGATGGCGGAGCTGCTCTCGCGGAGCCCTTCGGCGCTCTGGCCGCTCAACCCGATCGGGGTGCTGCGGGCGATGGCCGCCGCGGGAGGACCCGCCTACTGCCCGCTCGTCTACGGCTATGTGACCTACACCCGGTCCGGCCCGTACCCGCTGGCCTTCGGCGACGCACCCGCCTGGCGGCCCGGCGGACCGCACGGCAGCGTGCTCGGCGGCGCGGGCCTCGCGGTCTCCCGGCGGCGGGCCGGGGATCCCGCCGTACGCGACGCGGTCCGCGACCATCTGCGCCGCATCCTCGCCGAGCCCGTGCAGCGCGAGCTGTTCCCGGTGACCGGCGGGCAGCCCGCCGCCCGCGCCGCCTGGACCGACCCCTGGACCAACGGCCGCTCGGACGGCTTCTACCGCTCCACCCTCGCCACCGTCGAGGCCGCCTGGGTGCGCCCGCGGTGGCCCGGCTATCCCGCCTTCCAGGAGGCCGCCTCACGGCTGCTGCGCGAGGGCCTCGCCGAGGGCGTACCGCACCAAGCGCTGCTGGACGAACTGGAGACGCGCCACCGGGAGGCGACGCACCGATGACCACTGCCCTGATCACCGGCGCGGGCGGCGCCCTCGGCCGCGCCACGACACTGCGGCTGGCCGCGGACGGCCACCCCGTCGCCGCCCTGGACGCCGACGGGCC from Streptomyces sp. FIT100 includes these protein-coding regions:
- a CDS encoding carbohydrate ABC transporter permease gives rise to the protein MRSRRAAPGGQGIATAVMVVPATALYVLMLAVPVGLAVYLSLTDWDGFSASPAFVGTANYADLLGDAGLQRAATVTLLVAGVGTAGLNVLGLGFALLLNRPSRLNSFFRMVMFYPHVLSALVVGFLWSAILGTTGAVNSLVTSRGGEVLPFLSDPDWALATMIAVVVWAAFGVNVVLYLAGLQAVPHSLIEAARIDGATRWQVFRHVTLPALGPSVTINVVLSLVTLLKTYDLVVSLTAGGPAGQTQTVAYLILWNSFHDGRLGFGSAQAVVLMLVTAVLALAVTRLRRRAETAVYS
- a CDS encoding carbohydrate ABC transporter permease encodes the protein MTLTQHAAPPAPPAAATGPAPGPTRRRPPRRGPGFLLRPAFLGVVALLMLVPLYVLVVNAFKSQQEILTDPFGLPADGPTFQYIDEVFHNAQFDIMRGYAVTILFVVCVNVLSVVLAGPAAYVIARSTRRRYRALMVFFLAGTFIPSQVLVIPVVYVLKVLGLMGTVRGFVLFETVLTLPFSIFLYAGYIATIPRELDQAAAVDGAGRIRTFWRIVFPLMRPVVATMVILNTFSVWNDFVNPQIILGPGSGLYTVTTGVYAAVSQFSTDYTVVFPTLLLAIAPLLVFFVFMQRHIISGLTAGSTRG
- a CDS encoding ribonuclease activity regulator RraA, translated to MDEGPVWELPVRGEAPERADPDLVRRLSGVSSATACAKLHAQGIRRTFVSGPRPLAPGQKIAGRARTLQFMPQREDVASGLGQEYVERHTALWAVLDAVEPGDVLVVQAYGSAYTGCFGDMLVRYFRQRGGAGIVVDGRIRDAPRVRETGVPIWSTGVTPHYASQAELFPWAYDVPVACGGVLVLPGDLVVADDDGPVVVPKQRAEDVIAAAREHEQWERFSRSRIEEGGALADYYPLTADTRAEYERWRDSSAG
- a CDS encoding right-handed parallel beta-helix repeat-containing protein, yielding MFRSTRTPRPFPVPRSLRVPVLAASALLLLGGATLSTGSATAAGECSPRQFFVAPDGSDRAKGTKDSPWRTVEHARDHIRDEGLNKASQMRCDIVVNLRAGDYPVARTIEFDDRDSGTRGHQVVYRSYDGPGKARLLGAKPVTGWQEYKDGIYTAKVDKSVYTLFEDGQRATTARYPNRATETEWAPYLKSTIPEPEKEAVRRWIWTEPGVLKKEWDLDHDDARVHIQSGGSWSWFTDTIPIRDVNEEEGQISLQYPMRYAGVNSDSGSRFFLENSRHFLDKPGEWYLDDEELTVYYMPRGDIKHAKIMVPTVTTLLNLAGASEDRRVENITFDGLAAQYSDFMEWYRYGWVDEGDSGFVRKYPQYDRQIEMPRNRHGAVTITNSRDITMKGMRISDTGYHAVYALFANEGLTVRDSLLENIGGDGIKVEGPYPGEGNTSFGHLITNNVFKHYGELVPGDAAGVELMNTGRNEVSHSYFEHSARHGVSLEVRPEVKIEDNYARDNTFTYLRFEKMGLDTSEVSAFYAYGTSNFEPHKIDNFVDQVYIGDVINDPSVPNRNSTRGVHLDNGGCSFHLDNVEVGEVLDDKYQGYKPPCSTVGNANWAEGWDPSKMEYDKIGVKPDFPYLAEVPGASGANAR
- a CDS encoding enoyl-CoA hydratase/isomerase family protein; its protein translation is MTAGRITCERRSGVALVTLDRPAKLNAVTPEMSVQLARTLGELDADGDVRCIVLTGAGERAFCVGSDIRELDGYDTPWAFRNRGDYGDAVRALRTPVVAAVGGYAFGGGLELALACDIRLAATSATFAAPEIKLGWIGGSGMAAQLAHSIGASNAALMLLTGDPVDAGQALAWGLVSQVVPDGQLIDTAVELAGRIAARAPIAAQTAKANLRAAHSMPLDQAIQYERDLQTVCFATRDAAEGRSAFAERREPRFEGH
- a CDS encoding CaiB/BaiF CoA-transferase family protein — its product is MGILDGYRVVDLSIAMAGPLAAMRLGDLGADVVKVEPPDGEWQRRAPAGGAEGVELNASFLSLNRNKRSLAVNLKTEAGRAVVRDLARNVDVFLQNYRPGVAERLGMDYPSIREVNPAIVYVSVSGYGDTGPYAARPGQDLLLQALTGAMYSVGRDGDPPAPSGTYAVDAITAYSAFEGALAALLHRERTGEGQLVSVNMLDAAIAVQMQELSVYTVGGVPQRRGTEPHGHTYIRAPYGVFATKDGHVALAMPPLDVLGDALGLPELAGMDTDTDGHSRRDEITALVRTRLPHRTTAEWLELFDERGIWAGPVHSYAEVVTDPQVRHNGSFVTYRHPAEGEVTTPGFPYTFSATPPAVHRGAPLTGEHTRELLDELGYPPERVTALLADGAVTARQEAP
- a CDS encoding extracellular solute-binding protein, producing the protein MTAAISPLTAPGRPAADELRGLTWDHPRGYGPLEELARLDASLPPGCETVGRPLRWDRQPLSGFESTPIAALAADYDLLVIDHPGIGSAVESGCLVPVDTLFDTAELKGWREATVGASYDSYVLDGRVWALPIDAAAQVSAARPDLMAGRPMPRTWAQVCALPREVPLTLCLGGPHAFLTFCSLCLAQGEAPAGEAEFASRERGLAALDTMAELLSRSPSALWPLNPIGVLRAMAAAGGPAYCPLVYGYVTYTRSGPYPLAFGDAPAWRPGGPHGSVLGGAGLAVSRRRAGDPAVRDAVRDHLRRILAEPVQRELFPVTGGQPAARAAWTDPWTNGRSDGFYRSTLATVEAAWVRPRWPGYPAFQEAASRLLREGLAEGVPHQALLDELETRHREATHR